In the genome of Hydra vulgaris chromosome 06, alternate assembly HydraT2T_AEP, the window TCTGGACGTCCAATTATCGATGACTTTTTCCAACATTTGTGGCCGTATTTCGGCAATAACACGGCGAATGTTGTCTTCCAAATGGTCAAGCGTTTGTGGCTTATCCGCATAGACCAATGACTTTACATAGCCCCACAGAAAGTAGTCTAGCAGTGTTAAATCACAAGATCTTGGAGGCCAATTCACAGGTCCAAAACGTGACATTAGGCGGTCACTAAACGTGTCTTTCAATAAATCGATTGTGGCACGAGTTGTGTGACATGTTGCGCCGTCTTGTTGAAATCACAGCTCTTGGACATCATGGTTGTTCAATTCAGGAATGAAAAAGTTTGTAATCATGGCtctatacctttttttttttttttttttttttttttttttttttttttgttcttttatcttTACAATATTGTGATTCTATCTATATAACTGAtacaaatttacaatttttataaaatatatgatggtaggagaaaaaataaaatctcacaACTTTATAGAATACAAAGAATATAACTGCAGggtatcattattattaaaagaacgcgggaaacttgcagaagaccagatggtcttgtcatcaagaaaccgcttgTACTAGTAATATTTACCTATCACCATTGTACTAGTAATATATACCTATCACCATTGACTGTAACGTTCAGGCCATCATCATTTTTGAAGAAGTACGGACCAATGATTCTACCAGCCCATAAAGCGCGCCAAACAGTCATTTTTTCTGGATGTAACGGTGTTTTGACAAACACTTGATGATTCTTCACTCCAAATGCGGCAGTTTTGTTTGTTGACGTAACCATTCAACCAGAAGTGCGCTTCATCGCTAAAGAAAATTCGCTTATGAAAATCGGGAACAACGGCAATCTCGTTTTGGGCCCATTCGACGAATCTACGCCTTGCTTGATGATCGTTTGGCTTCAATTCTTGCACGAGTTGGATTTTGTAAGCACGCATACCAAGATCCTTCCGCAAAATCTTCCATACAGTGGATGGACACAGATCCAATTCCTGTGCTCGATGGCGGATAGACTCATTCGGGTCTTCCGCAATGCTACGCTCTACAGTAGCAATAGCTTCTTCTGTACGCACCGTACGGCGTCTCTGGGGATGCGAGTTATCAATAAGAGTAAACGTGGTGCGAAAACGTTCCATGGTTAATCGAATTAACTGCTCTGATGGATGATTTTGTCGAGGACAAAATGGACGTAGTGCGCGATACGTATTCTGCACAGAACCATTATTTTCGAAATAAAATTGAACTATTTACAAGCGATGTTCAGGCGTGAGTCTATTCATGATGAATTGCCAAACCAAACTGAGAATAAATCACTTGTCACCTGTTAAATCGGTCGCCATCTTGAACAGTAATGCCAACTTAAAGTTCTATACCTCTAAAAAAAACACCCTTTATTATACAAGGTGAATAAATCCTCGACTAGTATACATTAGTATACAACTAATTTTGGTGCaactttgttattataaaataaagctaacatgtattttttattatattataaaaactataatatagatGCGCATATTAAACACTGTAcaagttaattaataaaattttcaagtattagttttttgttattattttaaaagcaatgcGTGTGCGCGTTTGTATAtacatgtaataaaaataagtttcagaCGCGCATTATGTGTCCAATAACCTACGTGTCTAAAACGTATTTCTAGTACGTGTTCTACTCGGTAAAATGGCTAACATACATTCGTGAATAACACGtattctaaaaagttttaaacgcGCATTTAATACCAAAAAAACACCGTATTGAATAATATCTAATTACAGTGTTTTATGCGTATTTTCAAGAGTTTCAAATGCGAGTTTGATACACATTAGGATGCGTATTGCATACTCGTTTTTAAATGCATCTGAAGCGTATTTCTAATGAGTGTTTGGCACGATAAAATACCCAGTCGGCAAATTTAGTTGTAAATGCGCATTAGAAACTCATTTAAATACGTATCGATGTGGTATGTATGTTAGCCATTTTATCGTGTCGAATACGCATTAGAAATACGCATTAGATGCGTATAAAGACGGGTATACAATACGACGCCTACTGAGTATCAAACTCGCATTTGAAACTCTTGTAAACACGTATAAAACACGATAACCAGAGAATATTCAATACGATATTTCCCTGGTATTACATGCGCATTTAAAACTTTCCAGAATACGCATTATTTACGAATATTTGTTAGCCATTTTATCGTGTCAAACGCGCATTAAAAATAGACGTCAGATGCGTATAAAGACAGGTATACAATACGACGCCTATTGAGTATCAAACTCACATTTGAACACGTATAAAACACGATAACCAGAAAATATtcaatacaattttattaactaatatgaATTCATAACATAATGATAAtgactagcagtaagcaacccgtaatacgggttatgagttattaaatctttaataacaataaaaacacattaataacttgatatattatctaaaaaatttaatacaaatttatctataaatattttaactttgacTCCCTATCAGCAACGTCATTGCTTATAGTTAACGACGAAGACCGCATTAACATCAGTtgagttctttttaaaatctgtcaCAACACAGGTACCAGAAACGGAAAGTCAAGTAAAGCCTGCAAATacctaaaaaatgaaattaaaaaaaaaattacaatttttaattacaaaagtactatttgcattttattgttaGTAGAATTAGGATAATAATAACAGAAAGTATATATTCTGTAACTacagtataattaaaaaagattataaaaaggcTAGACAATACAATGTAGTAACACTGACAAATAATACcacaacttaataaaatattttattaacttaaatacTTGGActgaaaagattttatttattacaatatttgaacaatcAAGGGACAATTatagttaaacaatttaaacaattataccATAAAATAGCAAGCAAATcgtaaaatatttcttaaaaatgatctatttttttcatttgactaCTATTTTCAAGTTGCCTATAAGCATTTACATTAATAACTTCGTTGAGCCTAATACTATCTATTTCAATTTAACTAttatcattaaacatattacCAGTAATCTTACTATTGCtgcaactgaataaatgaacgtaaAAGAATCTTACAAATTGTGATCTTTTCTAATCAAAGactttatttaaactaaagatttattgaaatccatatctttttatatgtttacatacattagtcatttattaaaaatattaaacaacattaatttacatcaatgatttttaattaaaaaagaatctaGACTAAAatgcacaaaattatttttaccttaatgcacaaaaataataaatgcacaatcttgtataaaaaaatgaagcaatgtcaatcaatatattttactctaaattaattatttaaatatatatatatatatatatatatatatatatatatatatatatatatatatatatatatatatatatataggggaaaatGGGGTAAAATGACGAATGGGGCAAAATGACAAATGGGGCAAGATGACGAATGGAACAAGATGACGACCTACAGTTATCTCTTAAGCAAAACTAAATATAACAGTTGACTTTAGCTGAAAGGGAAGTAGATTAATTTTACTAGATTTATCAAtggtttctttttaaatattatttttgtgacGAAAgctaagtattaaaaaagtttttccgacattgagaaaaaaactttttatcctTGTTTGACTTGATTTATTACATCGCTACATCACCAGCTAAaggtaagttttaatttttgggAGAGACTAAGATACAGGCGTTTTTCGAAACAGTTGTCATCTTGCCCCATGTTCCCCTATATGTCTAGGGTTGCCAGATGTCCCGATTTTACGAAGGAGAATTCTGCGccaaatatgtaaaaatattttttttacttagttttcCTTCGTAAAATCGGGACATCTGGCAACCCTATATATATCTATTCACATACCTTTAAAAAGTGGTATTACACTTTACACAATGAAATATGGAAATAcatcatcatttttttcaactactttcaacgaatttatttattttttccagtctgttattttttctaagaaagaatatttataaagatacagagaaatataaaatatactgaaatataggcagatttatgtttataaacttttgtgtcaacaaattacagtcagttttccatgttaaatacataaaatatatatcaaatataacatatatcaaatatcaaataaatccaatataaaataaaacaaaatagtaaacttactcaaatcaggaTCAGTTATACCGTGTGAAGTAACTAAAAAACACTTCAGTTCTTTTCaattgctctaaaaaataactttcagctctttccaattgcactaaaaagaaaaaaaaaacttacttagaTAAGTTGCCaagttcttaagaatctgaaaacaaataagtaaaaaaacaaagaacaaacaaacatttatttgtaaaaaactactatatttaaacaaattaaatttaaaaaagtgtaacACCAATTCTCCTTaaaggctaaaaaaaaaaaatttcagctcAAATTTGCTTGCATACCTTGCTTGCAAAACCATGTGAATAAGAAACACAtttagaaaagcctagaaactacttaaagaTGACATATGCAAAATTGAAGTTTGAACGTTGACTGGACTAATTATTagaagatgtttttaaaaaattcataaagatTTACATATATTCGTTCTTTCATATCGCATAAATCCATCATATGATaaatctgaaatgaaaaaatgtaatggataagtaaatataaagaaaaacatcatatatgAATCGCAAATCAAAATATCAGATAGAGATAAGATGTCATGATAAGAGAGTAGtagttgttaaatattgttatttcatgttagcttttagaaaacaattcatGTTGGTACATCGTCGTACGACAAAGGGAAGacaaactaaaaatgaaaaaaagaacataactatgttaaaaattataaaaaaattaaaattatttaaatttaaaagtgttaattGATACTATATAATAGTTAAACTCATACTTTGCTTTGTTCTAAAGTAAAACCAAATTAACAGACATTAACActgcttgacactgaattctgtcAAGTTTTCTGCTAGCCGAGCAACATTTCTAGCATTTCaacaattattaatttcatcCTGCCTAgatctattttttttcatttgactaCTATTTTCAAGTTGCCTGCAAGTAGGCTCAACGAAGTTATTAATGTAAATGCAAAAGCATTTACATTAATAACTTCGTTGAGCCTAATACTATCTATTTCAATTTAACTATTACCATTAAACATATTACCAGTAATCTTACTATTACTATAACTGAATAAATGAATGTAAAAGAATCTTACAAATTGTGATCTTTTCTAATCAAAGACTTTACttaaactttgaaaacatggaaacaacataatataaacatatatacgaACTATtaaacacaatatatttatttaaatttatgaaacatatataaacacctcttataatatttatatacacaatAGATACATTTTATActactttaaaaatacatttagaaaacaattatataacacatattaccacatacatatatttatcaaaaacgttttaattttgaacataatataaacaaatatgcaaactataaacatatataaattgaattgcgtgaacaaaaaatttaaaaataacattaaaaaatctaaaaagattcatattaatttatatataaagacatATATCTcgtaataaaatatcaaattgtaatcatatttaatttaagtcaAATACTTATtgaataaagaacaaaaaaacagataaaagaACTGCAATcctaataacaaaatttaacgTTTAGCAACAATTAAAATGTCAGTGTTGGctcaaaattttaacttatttttctaaattttctaaaacagaacaaaaaaagataatagcATAACAGaaatgtcaataaaataataatcaacataaGCAAGGTATGAAATGAtaggatttaaaatatatttgaactatattaatttaggacttcattaaactaaattaataaatttaaaagtagtagtaaatatttttatgataaagttTTAGTAACTCTTTTAGTGCAATAAAGCACTGTAACTGTACTAGAGATAATTTACTAAATTTCTCGAGacctttttaatttagattttgttttcGCAATTTCAGATTAAGCATGCGCTTTAAAAGCCAAGATTTTcgtttttccattttttgttaatatttgatCAAAATTGGGTTCGATATCATATCCAATTTTgatcaaatattataaatacgtatttttgataaataagtggTATTGAACTCGAGTTCGAAACTTAAAACTAAATGCGCATTTTTCTGGTATCAATGGCGGTATGTTATACGTGATCAATACTCCGAGTATTTACAATACTAGATATGCCGACTGGGTAGCTAACGTACATACCAGAATAATGCgtatttaaacaagttttaaatgcGCATTTACAACTTAATGTGCCCGCTGGGATTCTACTGAGCATGTAATCATCCAGTTTGTCCGTGAAATTTCTAACTCTTTCAAAATTCACAATTTACAttaggtaatttttttagatttagtaaaagcatttgatacagtaaTTCATGGCATTTtgattcataaacttaaatagtATGGACCCAGCCGGCACATTAAGTTGTAAATGcgcatttaaaatttgtttgaatacGCATCATGGTATGTATGTTAGCCATTTTATCATGTCAAACTCGCATTAGAAATACGCTTCAGAtgcatttaaaattgattatataAAGCGAATCCTACTGAGTATCAAACTCGCATTTGAAACTCTTGTAAATACGCATAAAACACTGTAATTAGATATTATTCAATACAATGTTTTCTTGGTGCGCATTAAAAGTGCGCATTTAATACTTTTCAGAACACGTGGTATTCACGAATGTATATTAGCCATTTTACCGAGTAGAACGCGTACCAGAAATACGTTTTAGACACGTAGATTATTGGACACATAAGACGCGTTTGAAACGTGTTTTTATTACATGCATATACAAAAGCGTACACGCATTGGctctaaaagtaataacaaaaaactaatacttAACTATTACTTATACAATGTTCAAATGCGCatctatattatagtttttataatataataaaaatccatgttatattaattttataaaaacaaaattgcgCCAAAATCCTCTACTAGTATACTAATGTATTATTTACCTTGAATTATTTTACCTCTACTAGTATACTAATGTatgataaaaatgtattattttttacaattactaTTTATACAACTAAAATTACACTATACAATgtgatattcaaaatttatattaataggcaaacaattgaaatccattttattaaaagatttgacTGCATTCGCCTTTGGTGGTACCTCATCAAGAAGGACGATTtcgaagaaaaacaaaacttctgATGTTTTTCTATAGTTCTTCCAAACTTAAGAAATCTATatcagaaaaaaagaaattaatttaaccAAAAGAAAAGATCTTACTTAATCTGAATATTTGCAGTCCGTTTATTGTGAGAGACATACCACatacacaaaaatattaaaagtttcaaCTGAGTTAGTTTTACCTTTCTGTATTCTTTGTCGCTAATTTTGTCTTTATCGTCATCCTTAATAAGAAAAACAGCAAAGAACTTTTGTATAACACTATATAACTGGATATGTAAAAGCAAagattaataacaatataaaaatttctaatttttgtttgtttaataaaatttttatcaataacagCTTTAAAATACATAATCGTTAACAACCttaacataaatacataaattcaaataataactttaatgtAAATCTAAATTAGTgagtttattttgtatttattgttgggtatatataattttagttctgtttttgaaaaactgattTTGTTAAGAAACTGGAAGAGTATTGCTTATagcaataaaacattttttctctcCCTGGCTAAGAAGTGTCTTCATTACTTTACAATACATAGAGATTACATTTTTCTATGTAAATACTCTCTATGTAAAGATTCCATTTTTACatagagtttttgtttcttttaaaaatcattttacattttatgttttaccCTGAAGGGTTTGAAAGTCCATTAAATCATTTAGCTAcattaaattttgcatttcttattgtatttttttaatattgtaagttttcaaatttaaatacagATGTATAATTTACAGAACAACTATAATACTTAAACCATCAACAGTATGAAACAAGTTATGAACATTTAAAGTTACAGATCTTAAATGAATTATGgatacaagtaaaaaaaaagcatttagcAAAtagcaattattaatttttgttattatcattGTCTTTGTTTAAGATTCCTAAAGTTACAGCAAATGCAACAAACAGATTTTAAACTTCATTGTCTAAAACTTTCTCAAACACAATATTTCTTGTATATAAGATGAGTTGAAAAAATTCTGTTGCCTTCTAATTTTCTAGTTCAAAAACATCTTTTGGACTTCTAACTATCCAGAAGCAGTGGACTGATCAATTTCcaacatttgatttaaaatgaatCGTTTCTAAGCACAGCTGATTtgaatttttgatttgaatttcaAACAACATAAAGATATTGATGATACACTTCGAAGAAAAAAATTGCGCATAGGctcaatagcaaataaaagAACCATatctaaactatttattaacaatcaTATGCTGTTCTTATTCTTATGCAATGAGTAAGCATTTGACCTAAATTCAGCATCAGTTTataaaattgcattattttttaatcacaaATAAAACAATGCAAAATAAATCCATACtgtttttcattattaactAACCCATTAGttgttaaattaataacttttgcGACAAAATCTTGTTAACAAAATTGCGTCATGAAAGCCTAATGGCATTGCATTTCGAATAAAAATAGCCACTGGAAAAGGACAATATACTAAATTTTACTGTTGAACAAAAAATTGGTCCAATTGCTATCAAAGCACTAAATTGGAAGTCCAtcattatttacatcaatacttataaaattgttatctaCTTCAAACCTTTGCAAATCTAAATGCAGCTACACTTGCTCAATACAGCGTGGATACAATATAACGAGGAGTTCTAGTTAATGCTTGGAAATCTTTTGGTACGTCatacttttcaaattttctagACTGCATTAGAATCAGTTGTATATTATTTACTGCATCTCTTATTAAGTTGTGTACAACATACGCTGGTTTGGGTTCAGAATCAGTATCACTGAATTCAACATCACCAGAAAAATCAACCAAATATGATACTCTATTTTAACAATCACTTGAATATCTATTTTGGCTATCACTTTACAGAGATATACTTGCTTTCCAGTGAAGAAAGGTCTTTTGGTAAAAGTTCATCTAATGAACTTGACAAAATATTAGGAAAAACAGTATTAGAGATACATTTATTATCACATATGTGATAATAGATATATCTCCAGTACTGGAGATATATCTGTTatcacatatattatatgtgataataattatatactATGTTGGTATATGTAATAATACTTTAGcagaacaataaaaattgttcgGCTAAAGCATTATCACATATATCAACATATCTGTGCAAACTGTACTTAAACTTTCCACTGATATATTGATATACATGATAATGCTTTAGCcaaagaatatttattattctGCTAAAGTATTATTACATATACCAACATATCAGTGCAAACTGTAATGGAGGTATATCTACGTAGTTATTAGTGGAAACTGGAAGTACAGTTTGCACTAATATCtagttacaacaacaacaatatatttaCCAGAAGTATAGATAGATTTATTCTATCTATACTTCTGGGATTTTTGTATTTATCATGTATTATCACATATGTTATTTGATAACAGATATATTCCCGTTACAGATTGCACTGATGAGTTGTAAatgataaaatcatttaataatagcATATGATAACGGCTTTAACTGATCTTTAATCTTTTCTTataacttaatattatattaatgaacttgattatatataacataatgtaaaattaatttatattttattatataatattatattaatgaaaaaagcaTTGATATACGTGAAATGCTTTATCAGAAGGATATCtcttctgaaaaaatattgctctgctaaaacattttacatataTCACAAAAGCTATATGAAGACTTTTCATATAGCTTCTCGTATATACCTGAAAATTCCTGACAGAATATAGTTAtagaatatatgtttttattaaagcaagataatattaaaagttgCATAAATGAAATATAGacttttcacttttattttttatctttttatatttattattactgtttaaaCTCAGCAACAGTTGAACAACTTTgcctttataattatatatatatatatatatatatatatatatatatatatatatatatatatatatatatatatatttgtatgtatttaaatatatatgtgtatgtatgtatgtatgtatgtatgtatgtaaatatatatatatatatatatatatatatatatatatatatatatatatatatatatatatatataatatattttccGGTTTCTCTTCCACTGCTTGAGTAGTATATGCTACTACTCAAGCAGTGGAAGAGGAATGACATAACACTATGGATATATTAGGAGCCAACTTTGTTAAATATGTTGGCCCCAATAATAATGTAGCCTTTACTTCCTTTTCGGTTTGCcgcttttttaacaataaggtCGAGTCaccatttattttaaacatgttagcCATCGATGGATGACATACTCCCGACAACACCGACTTGACTATTCTTGTCGCATGAACACTTCTTCTCTCCCCCAaggtacatttaaaaatttcctcGGAAGCCTGACAGATACTTTTGCTAATATTCCCATACTAGAGTGGCATTTTTCAACGGTTGTTCTTTGAATTGGAAATGTGGTTCTATAGTGACCCGTAATAACTTAACATGAGTTACtggttaaattttaatatttccaaTTTTAATGTGTAAGTTATTTGGAAGTTTTTTTCTCGGTGATTTTAACACTATCAGCTGCGTTTTACTGGAGTTGATAGTGAAACCATAATCGGTATAGAACTTATTAGTTTCTCAATGACAACTTCTAGTGAACTGTCTGCAGCTAATAGGGCAATGtcgtttacaaatatataagaTTCAGTTGTTAATGGTTGTGGAATATCTCTTATGTACCTTGCGGTACGCCTCTTGTTATCAGCTTCTATGGGGTAATCTTATTTCCGTTTTTCACCCTCTGAACCCGTCCTTCTAggtaattttgaaatagtttacCAGCTTTTTAGCTTAGTCATACTTTAGCAAGCttgtttagtaaattttgaTGTGGAATACTATCAAATGCTTTTGTCAAGTCTATTAATAGGGTGCCAACAAGTTTTCCTTCATTTAACGAACTATACCACGAGTTAGTTGCAGTTATTAATGCAGTTTCACAGTTGGAATTCTTCCCGAATACAAATTGCTGattggtattaattttttagcttcACTATATTCGGATAGATGTCTGTGTATTATCTTTTCATAAACTCTCCAAAGTAATGGTAAAATTGAGGGTGATTTTGTACCTTTTCCCTTCCATATTGTTGTAATATTAGCTTTTTTCCAGATTTCAGGAAATACACCCTCATCTttagatttgtttaaaatgatgATTAGATTTTTTGCTAGAGAATTGTCCAATCGTTTGATTAAATAAGCTTAGAGTCCATCATGCCTAGCTgattagttattttttacttgGTTAAGTACGTTCAATACAGTTTCTATTTTCACTAACTTAAAACTAAAGCTATCGATTTGGTCACATCCGTATGGCCATACAAGTGAAGTCCTATCTTTGCATTGAACTACTGAAGCTAGATGGTTATTTAGATTGTTAaaattgattgcttttttatctagggtttaattttttatctttagtattaaaacacattttctaaatatacttcCAACCATCTTTGGTGTTTTTGCTTTTGGAATGCCTCTTTTCCTTTGTCTATTTCAAACTTCCTTATAAGGCTTCTGATCTGTTTTTTAATATCCTcaagttctttttctttttcatctatacattttttttttttttagctaaatctcttctttttatcataacttttattttttcattgagGTTCTTCGACGTTTTTAACTGGTGCAAATTCATCTATTATTTTCAGGAAAATAATCACTGGTAGAGTTGTTACTTTCTTTGTACTTAATGCATACTAGATCTATGGCAGTTATACCAAGGCCGTGTCTGGGCATTTGGCCGACTGAGTGCTAGTATGTATAGCCGCCTTTCAAGGTAACaaatatcaaagaaaaaaaaattaaaatttaatttttaatttatatttacaaaattacatgTAACATTAgcatttacatattaaaatcaaattaaaaattacccGACGCGATTTTATGGAAGCAAATTGTTCAATCGCTTCTTGAATATTTAGCGAATTAGCTATGTCACTTTCTATTGTAATAATTGAAACATTACTGAGACGTTCTTGTGTAATGGATGTCCTCAggtagtttttaattattttcagttttgaGAAACTTCGCTCTCCTGAAGCAACGGAAACTGGAATtgttagaaaaagtttttaactcgTGGCGACATTTAGAAAAGACGTCTCCAAGttgtatttatacaaaaaatttaggAGTTCTTCGGGCTGCTTTTTGTCTCTTAcgattatttttaaagaaatcattTCTTCATAAAATTCCGCGCCATTGATACCACAGAGTTCacaatctttaaatttattatgaagattgaaacaacttttttatttcttcatctTCCATATCAATAAATTTGTAGAGAGATCCAAAACATTGTTCAAAATTTGACAAAGTTTCAAAACGGGTGGTAAGAGATGAAATAGCTGTATCTagtataacataataaaaattaattttaaaagtttcttttggAGTAAATTGAATATCTTCTTCTCCATTCATAGCTAAATTGTTTTCGGTGACGTCGACGACTTACACTAATTTTAGCACGGAAATCCGGTTCTGTTTCAACTGCTTTACAAATTTCAttagaaattttcaaataatctttgaaacatttatcatttccaatgcttttgaaaaacttcaaaacttcCATAATTGATTGCACCATTTTAATAATGACATCTACCTTTTCCAAGATTTTGTACCATACTATTATTGAACAAGATTTAATTTTCATTGCCAAACATTCGCCTCATGTCAAACTGTTGGCGTTAAACATTCTTCAGCTACTTCTATAAGGCTATCGTAAATTTCACCTAATTCCTAAACTTATCGTAATTTACCCTATTCCTAAATTATCGTAAATTCCACCTAATTTGATTCGTATTAGTTAGTAAACAAAGCTGTACTTAAATGGTTTAAACGAATGAGAGCTGATAAATTCCACCTAATTTGATTCGTATTAGTTAGTAAACAAAGCTGTACTTAAATGGT includes:
- the LOC136081337 gene encoding uncharacterized protein LOC136081337; the protein is MERFRTTFTLIDNSHPQRRRTVRTEEAIATVERSIAEDPNESIRHRAQELDLCPSTVWKILRKDLGMRAYKIQLVQELKPNDHQARRRFVEWAQNEIAVVPDFHKRIFFSDEAHFWLNGYVNKQNCRIWSEESSSVCQNTVTSRKNDCLARFMGW